A window of the Calditrichota bacterium genome harbors these coding sequences:
- the hpt gene encoding hypoxanthine phosphoribosyltransferase produces MKKPVTFERNGEKYVEFITEEQIKQRVKELARQLADDYRDKCPIFIGVLNGAFIFLADLIREMDIDCEVDFVKISSYGSGKVSSGQIKSKKGFDCEVDDRHIVIVEDIADSGRSIKFLEKMFAGTRPASLRFVSLLLKEDNAVVDFKLDYIGFNIPTKFVVGYGLDYDQKDRNLKSIYVIEE; encoded by the coding sequence ATGAAAAAGCCAGTAACTTTTGAACGAAACGGTGAGAAATACGTTGAATTTATTACGGAAGAGCAAATCAAACAGCGAGTGAAAGAATTAGCGAGACAGTTGGCTGACGACTACCGCGACAAATGCCCAATTTTCATCGGTGTGCTGAATGGCGCATTCATTTTTCTCGCGGATTTGATTCGGGAAATGGACATTGATTGCGAAGTCGATTTTGTGAAAATTTCCAGTTACGGCAGCGGAAAAGTATCCTCCGGGCAAATCAAAAGTAAGAAAGGTTTTGATTGCGAGGTTGACGACAGGCACATTGTCATTGTTGAGGACATTGCCGATTCGGGCCGCTCGATCAAATTTCTGGAAAAAATGTTCGCGGGCACAAGACCCGCTTCGCTGCGATTTGTTTCCTTACTTTTGAAAGAGGACAATGCCGTTGTGGATTTTAAATTGGATTACATCGGCTTCAATATCCCGACGAAATTTGTCGTCGGCTATGGTCTGGATTATGATCAGAAAGATCGCAATTTGAAATCAATTTATGTCATTGAAGAATAA
- the tilS gene encoding tRNA lysidine(34) synthetase TilS has protein sequence MSDLFQQFISFVEKNQLVGANEHVLAAVSGGVDSAVLFDLMWRFSRTRPVKLGVVHLNHGIRGQESDEDEAFVRELAKKYDVPFYCEKVDVPAFSEKEGYATEEAARILRYQFFENVFRETKADKIALGHHADDQAETVIMHFFRGSGPAGLSGMAPQREKFVRPLLFATRGDIENYAEIRKLNFRLDSSNFDLAYKRNRIRHELLPYLRNYFNAGIDSSLLRTQKIMAEIDAFLRRQAAIALETCAVELKKDKIILEIDTFLSYFVIIQKYMIFSVLERLGVERFSLSSEKLERIVTRIQQKKIGKKEILSGDVQALIDRSVVVFQRGKIKFFEMVVEPNQRYPLPDGSAYLKLTLVPRDSAGGLFSESKNMEFADWEKVCGKLKMRSLRAGDRFFPLNFAGQKKVADFLSDLKVPLHRRSEIPVLECDAGIIWLVGYRLDDRFKVTDRTTQLLKIEIVEKSDAE, from the coding sequence ATGTCTGATTTATTCCAACAATTTATCAGTTTCGTTGAAAAAAATCAGCTCGTTGGCGCTAATGAGCATGTTCTGGCGGCAGTGTCCGGCGGCGTGGATTCTGCGGTTTTGTTCGATTTGATGTGGCGATTTTCCCGGACGCGACCGGTGAAATTGGGAGTTGTGCATTTGAATCATGGCATTCGAGGACAGGAATCAGACGAGGATGAGGCATTTGTCCGAGAATTGGCGAAAAAATACGACGTTCCTTTTTATTGTGAGAAAGTCGATGTGCCAGCCTTTTCTGAAAAAGAAGGCTATGCTACAGAAGAAGCCGCGCGAATTTTGCGTTATCAGTTTTTTGAAAACGTCTTTCGCGAGACAAAAGCCGACAAAATTGCTCTGGGTCACCATGCCGATGACCAGGCGGAAACTGTGATCATGCATTTTTTTCGCGGCAGCGGGCCGGCTGGCTTATCCGGTATGGCGCCGCAACGAGAAAAATTTGTCCGGCCGCTGTTATTTGCCACGCGCGGCGACATTGAAAATTACGCTGAAATCAGGAAACTAAATTTTCGATTGGATTCGTCGAATTTTGACCTTGCTTACAAACGAAATCGTATCCGGCATGAGTTGCTGCCCTATCTTCGCAATTATTTCAACGCCGGTATCGACAGCTCGTTGCTGCGCACGCAAAAAATCATGGCAGAAATTGACGCCTTTTTGCGCCGGCAGGCGGCGATTGCGCTGGAAACATGCGCTGTTGAGTTGAAAAAAGATAAAATAATACTTGAAATTGACACATTTTTAAGTTATTTTGTTATCATTCAAAAATACATGATTTTCAGCGTGTTGGAGCGGCTCGGCGTTGAACGATTTTCCCTGTCATCGGAAAAATTGGAGCGAATTGTCACGCGGATTCAGCAAAAAAAGATTGGAAAAAAAGAGATTCTCTCCGGCGACGTGCAGGCGCTCATTGATCGCTCGGTTGTTGTTTTTCAGCGGGGAAAAATAAAATTTTTTGAAATGGTCGTGGAACCGAATCAGCGCTATCCGTTGCCGGATGGTTCTGCATATTTGAAATTGACGCTGGTTCCGCGAGATAGCGCCGGCGGACTTTTTTCCGAATCAAAAAACATGGAATTTGCTGATTGGGAAAAAGTTTGCGGCAAGTTGAAAATGCGATCCCTTCGCGCCGGCGATCGATTTTTTCCGTTGAATTTCGCCGGGCAAAAAAAAGTAGCTGATTTTCTGTCAGATTTGAAAGTGCCGCTCCATCGCCGGAGCGAGATTCCTGTGCTGGAATGCGATGCCGGCATCATCTGGCTGGTCGGCTATCGGCTTGATGATCGTTTCAAGGTGACTGATCGGACGACCCAATTGCTGAAAATTGAAATAGTGGAAAAAAGTGATGCAGAATGA
- a CDS encoding ATP-dependent metallopeptidase FtsH/Yme1/Tma family protein, with amino-acid sequence MTKSFLFWLVLIIITIWFSKQLTNAGKSERELGYKVFRELLKKSLVERAEIRGNELHGVLKEEQPDPKNYRVKIKNFFTVLPPSLDIKTTDRWIDDYGLDLIFKPQKIDWWGYFWQIIPFLLLIFFWFFLLRRMQGGGQKGIFNFGKSRAKLLTENKIKVTFDDVAGADEAKQELKEIIEFLKEPEKFQRLGGKIPKGALLLGPPGTGKTLLAKAVAGEAGVPFFSMSGADFVEMFVGVGASRVRDLFEQGKKSAPCIIFIDELDAVGRHRGAGLGGGHDEREQTLNQLLVEMDGFESNEGVILIAATNRPDVLDSALLRPGRFDRQIVVDRPDVRGREGILKVHTKKIPLAKNVDLSILAKGSPGFSGADLANMVNEAALLASRKDKNRVEMEDFEEAKDKVMMGTERRSLLISEDEKRSTAYHEAGHTLVAKLTPGSDRVHKVTIIPRGRALGATTTLPLDEKHNYSKDYCEFMLVQLLGGRAAEKLVLNQLTTGAGNDIERATELARKMVCEWGMSEKMGPMTFGKKQEEIFLGREIAQHRDYSERTAQEIDQEVKRIIEKSAKTAEDLLGKNIDKLHALAQALLEKEILDGHEIDEVLKNVTSKAPAKKARRTVSRSRKKSGGDNKKANEADDVSHSAEVDDSK; translated from the coding sequence ATGACGAAAAGTTTTTTGTTCTGGCTGGTGTTGATAATCATCACGATTTGGTTTTCCAAACAGCTCACCAATGCCGGCAAAAGTGAGCGAGAGCTGGGCTACAAAGTTTTTCGAGAATTGTTGAAAAAAAGCCTGGTGGAGCGCGCGGAAATTCGCGGTAATGAATTGCACGGCGTGCTGAAAGAAGAACAGCCCGATCCGAAAAATTATCGCGTGAAAATTAAAAATTTCTTTACGGTTTTGCCGCCGAGTTTAGATATCAAGACGACTGACCGCTGGATCGACGATTACGGGTTGGACCTTATTTTCAAGCCGCAAAAAATTGATTGGTGGGGGTATTTCTGGCAAATAATTCCTTTTCTGTTATTGATTTTTTTCTGGTTTTTTCTGCTGCGGCGCATGCAGGGCGGCGGACAGAAAGGCATTTTCAATTTTGGCAAATCCAGAGCAAAATTGCTCACGGAGAATAAAATAAAAGTCACGTTCGACGATGTGGCTGGCGCCGACGAAGCCAAACAGGAATTGAAAGAAATTATTGAATTTCTGAAAGAACCGGAAAAATTTCAGCGTCTCGGCGGAAAGATTCCCAAAGGCGCGCTCTTGTTAGGCCCTCCGGGAACTGGAAAAACTTTGCTGGCAAAGGCGGTCGCCGGCGAGGCTGGCGTGCCGTTTTTCAGCATGTCCGGCGCGGATTTTGTGGAAATGTTCGTTGGCGTCGGCGCTTCCCGGGTGCGCGATTTATTTGAACAGGGGAAAAAAAGCGCGCCCTGTATCATTTTCATCGACGAATTGGACGCCGTCGGCAGACATCGCGGCGCCGGGCTTGGCGGCGGACACGACGAACGCGAGCAGACGCTGAATCAGTTGCTGGTGGAAATGGACGGTTTCGAATCCAATGAAGGCGTGATTTTGATCGCGGCGACGAACAGACCCGACGTGCTCGATTCGGCGTTGCTGCGGCCCGGGCGATTTGACCGGCAGATTGTCGTGGACCGGCCTGATGTACGCGGCAGGGAAGGTATCTTGAAAGTGCACACGAAAAAAATCCCTCTCGCGAAAAATGTGGATTTGTCCATTTTAGCGAAAGGCTCGCCCGGATTTTCCGGCGCCGACCTGGCGAATATGGTCAATGAAGCCGCGTTGTTGGCGTCGCGAAAGGATAAAAATCGCGTGGAAATGGAGGATTTCGAAGAAGCCAAAGATAAAGTGATGATGGGAACAGAGCGTCGGAGCTTGCTCATCAGCGAGGACGAGAAACGGAGCACTGCGTACCATGAAGCCGGCCATACGCTGGTCGCGAAACTGACTCCGGGCTCCGATCGGGTGCACAAAGTGACGATTATTCCGCGCGGCAGGGCGCTGGGCGCGACGACGACACTGCCGCTGGATGAAAAACACAACTATTCCAAAGACTACTGTGAGTTCATGCTGGTCCAACTTTTAGGCGGACGCGCCGCGGAAAAATTGGTGTTAAATCAATTGACAACCGGCGCCGGGAATGACATTGAAAGGGCGACTGAGTTGGCGCGCAAAATGGTGTGCGAGTGGGGCATGAGCGAAAAGATGGGGCCCATGACTTTTGGCAAAAAACAGGAAGAAATATTTTTGGGCAGAGAAATAGCTCAACATCGCGATTACAGCGAAAGAACGGCTCAAGAGATCGATCAGGAAGTCAAAAGAATTATCGAGAAATCCGCAAAAACAGCGGAAGATTTATTGGGAAAAAATATTGACAAACTGCACGCGCTGGCGCAGGCGCTGCTTGAGAAAGAAATTTTGGACGGGCACGAGATCGATGAAGT